A genome region from Brassica oleracea var. oleracea cultivar TO1000 chromosome C2, BOL, whole genome shotgun sequence includes the following:
- the LOC106324808 gene encoding cysteine and histidine-rich domain-containing protein RAR1, giving the protein MELRSATKLQCQRIGCNAMFTDDDNPDGSCRFHASGPFFHDGMKEWSCCKQRSHDFTLFLEIPGCKTGKHTTEKPVLAKPAPRQPVTVPTSSPHANASTKDSCSRCRQGFFCSDHGSQPKEQTMQNSLNTPVQVQEEKTESLAPAPVKKVVIDINQPQVCKNKGCGKTFKERDNHETACSYHPGPAVFHDRLKGWKCCDVHVKEFDEFMEIPPCTKGWHSSSSADQAV; this is encoded by the exons ATGGAATTAAGATCTGCAACGAAGCTACAGTGCCAACGTATTGGCTGCAACGCCATGTTCACCGATGACGACAATCCAGACGGTTCTTGTCGGTTTCATGCCTCT GGA CCTTTTTTCCATGACGGAATGAAAGAATGGAGCTGCTGCAAGCAAAGAAGTCACGATTTCACTTTGTTCTTGGAAATTCCTGG ATGTAAGACAGGTAAACACACAACTGAGAAACCAGTTTTGGCCAAACCGGCTCCAAGACAGCCTGTCACGGTTCCTACTTCATCTCCACATGCCAATGCTTCAACAAAAGACTCTTGCTCCAGATGCCGCCAAGGCTTCTTCTGCTCAGACCATG GCTCCCAGCCCAAAGAACAGACCATGCAGAATTCCCTGAACACACCAGTACAAGTTCAAGAAGAAAAGACTGAGTCCTTAGCCCCAGCTCCGGTTAAAAAGGTTGTTATAGACATTAATCAACCGCAAGTGTGCAAAAACAAAGGATGTGGCAAAACGTTCAAGGAGAGAGACAATCACGAGACTGCTTGTAGCTATCATCCAGGTCCTGCGGTCTTCCACGACAGACTGAAAGGG TGGAAGTGTTGCGATGTTCACGTGAAAGAGTTCGACGAGTTCATGGAGATACCTCCTTGTACCAAAGGTTGGCACAGCAGCAGCAGCGCCGATCAAGCGGTCTGA
- the LOC106327835 gene encoding probable aminotransferase ACS12 isoform X1 — protein sequence MRLIVPLQGVVQGRGGLFVGSLIPCCLFYFLQLYLKRRRSPPPPPPDSDSTELPRTSSRSSLFTRGNSIGRVRVSSRAAPLAKPPDSPYYIGLERVKTDPYDRVSNRDGIIQLGLAESTLCFDLLQRWMSDNLMESLMIQSDVDGGFDVSSIAMYQPFEGLLEVRVAFADFMSRIMGGNVSFDPSNMVITAGGTPAVEVLAFCLADHGNAFLIPSPYYPGFDRDIKFRTGIELIPVHCRSSDNFTVTVSALEQSLNQARKRGSKVSGILFSNPSNPVGNILSRETLHAILSFAQEKNIHVISDEIFAGSVYGDKEFVSLAEVAASGDFDKSRVHIIYGLSKDLSLPGFRTGVIYSFHEDVVSAAKKLMRFCSMPVPVQRILISLLSDTRFIEEYMAAHKQRIRDKHFLFVEGLKQLGIPCAESGGGLYCWVDMSSLLTSYSQKGELELFEKLLSVAKINATPGTACYCIEPGWFRCCFTALADEDIPVIMERIKLLAESSTS from the exons ATGAGGCTGATAGTTCCTCTCCAGGGAGTGGTTCAAGGCCGCGGAGGCCTCTTCGTCGGCTCTCTCATCCCTTGCTGCCTCTTCTACTTCCTCCAGCTCTACCTCAAACGACGCCGTTCTCCTCCTCCTCCTCCTCCTGATTCCGACTCGACGGAGTTACCAAGGACCTCGTCTCGGTCCAGCCTCTTCACCCGCGGGAACTCCATCGGACGTGTCCGAGTCTCCTCCAGAGCGGCTCCTCTCGCCAAGCCTCCCGATTCGCCGTACTATATAGGGTTGGAGAGAGTCAAGACCGATCCGTACGATCGGGTTAGTAATAGGGATGGGATTATCCAGCTTGGTTTGGCTGAGAGCACG CTGTGCTTTGACTTGCTTCAGAGATGGATGTCTGATAATCTGATGGAGTCTTTGATGATTCAATCTGATGTTGATGGTGGATTCGATGTCAGTAGCATCGCCATGTATCAACCTTTCGAAGGGTTGCTAGAGGTCAGAGTG GCTTTTGCTGATTTCATGTCACGAATAATGGGAGGCAACGTGTCCTTTGACCCTTCAAACATGGTGATCACAGCTGGTGGGACTCCTGCTGTCGAAGTATTGGCCTTCTGCTTGGCTGATCATGGAAACGCTTTTCTCATTCCCTCCCCTTATTATCCAGG CTTTGACAGAGATATTAAGTTCAGGACAGGAATCGAGCTTATACCAGTACACTGCCGTAGCTCCGACAATTTCACTGTAACGGTTTCTGCGCTTGAACAATCCTTGAATCAAGCTAGAAAGCGAGGGAGTAAGGTTTCCGGCATCCTCTTTTCGAACCCTTCAAACCCTGTTGGCAACATACTCTCAAGAGAGACTCTACACGCTATTTTGAGCTTTGCTCAGGAGAAGAACATCCACGTCATCTCTGACGAGATATTCGCCGGTTCTGTTTACGGGGACAAGGAGTTTGTTAGCTTGGCGGAGGTAGCTGCCTCGGGGGATTTCGATAAGAGTAGGGTTCATATCATCTACGGCTTGTCCAAAGACCTTTCTCTTCCCGGTTTTAGAACTGGAGTCATCTATTCCTTTCATGAAGACGTTGTAAGCGCGGCCAAGAAGCTGATGAGATTTTGTTCTATGCCAGTTCCAGTACAGAGGATACTCATCTCTCTGCTGTCGGATACAAGGTTTATCGAGGAATACATGGCGGCCCACAAGCAGAGGATCAGAGATAAGCATTTTCTCTTTGTGGAAGGTTTGAAGCAGTTAGGGATTCCGTGTGCTGAGAGTGGTGGTGGGTTGTATTGTTGGGTTGACATGAGCAGTTTGCTGACGTCTTACAGCCAGAAAGGGGAACTCGAGTTGTTTGAGAAGCTATTGAGTGTTGCTAAGATTAATGCCACTCCTGGAACAGCCTGTTATTGTATAGAACCGGGTTGGTTCAGGTGCTGTTTTACTGCTTTGGCTGATGAAGACATCCCAGTGATCATGGAACGGATCAAACTGCTTGCTGAATCATCCACATCTTGA
- the LOC106327835 gene encoding probable aminotransferase ACS12 isoform X2, translated as MRLIVPLQGVVQGRGGLFVGSLIPCCLFYFLQLYLKRRRSPPPPPPDSDSTELPRTSSRSSLFTRGNSIGRVRVSSRAAPLAKPPDSPYYIGLERVKTDPYDRVSNRDGIIQLGLAESTLCFDLLQRWMSDNLMESLMIQSDVDGGFDVSSIAMYQPFEGLLEAFADFMSRIMGGNVSFDPSNMVITAGGTPAVEVLAFCLADHGNAFLIPSPYYPGFDRDIKFRTGIELIPVHCRSSDNFTVTVSALEQSLNQARKRGSKVSGILFSNPSNPVGNILSRETLHAILSFAQEKNIHVISDEIFAGSVYGDKEFVSLAEVAASGDFDKSRVHIIYGLSKDLSLPGFRTGVIYSFHEDVVSAAKKLMRFCSMPVPVQRILISLLSDTRFIEEYMAAHKQRIRDKHFLFVEGLKQLGIPCAESGGGLYCWVDMSSLLTSYSQKGELELFEKLLSVAKINATPGTACYCIEPGWFRCCFTALADEDIPVIMERIKLLAESSTS; from the exons ATGAGGCTGATAGTTCCTCTCCAGGGAGTGGTTCAAGGCCGCGGAGGCCTCTTCGTCGGCTCTCTCATCCCTTGCTGCCTCTTCTACTTCCTCCAGCTCTACCTCAAACGACGCCGTTCTCCTCCTCCTCCTCCTCCTGATTCCGACTCGACGGAGTTACCAAGGACCTCGTCTCGGTCCAGCCTCTTCACCCGCGGGAACTCCATCGGACGTGTCCGAGTCTCCTCCAGAGCGGCTCCTCTCGCCAAGCCTCCCGATTCGCCGTACTATATAGGGTTGGAGAGAGTCAAGACCGATCCGTACGATCGGGTTAGTAATAGGGATGGGATTATCCAGCTTGGTTTGGCTGAGAGCACG CTGTGCTTTGACTTGCTTCAGAGATGGATGTCTGATAATCTGATGGAGTCTTTGATGATTCAATCTGATGTTGATGGTGGATTCGATGTCAGTAGCATCGCCATGTATCAACCTTTCGAAGGGTTGCTAGAG GCTTTTGCTGATTTCATGTCACGAATAATGGGAGGCAACGTGTCCTTTGACCCTTCAAACATGGTGATCACAGCTGGTGGGACTCCTGCTGTCGAAGTATTGGCCTTCTGCTTGGCTGATCATGGAAACGCTTTTCTCATTCCCTCCCCTTATTATCCAGG CTTTGACAGAGATATTAAGTTCAGGACAGGAATCGAGCTTATACCAGTACACTGCCGTAGCTCCGACAATTTCACTGTAACGGTTTCTGCGCTTGAACAATCCTTGAATCAAGCTAGAAAGCGAGGGAGTAAGGTTTCCGGCATCCTCTTTTCGAACCCTTCAAACCCTGTTGGCAACATACTCTCAAGAGAGACTCTACACGCTATTTTGAGCTTTGCTCAGGAGAAGAACATCCACGTCATCTCTGACGAGATATTCGCCGGTTCTGTTTACGGGGACAAGGAGTTTGTTAGCTTGGCGGAGGTAGCTGCCTCGGGGGATTTCGATAAGAGTAGGGTTCATATCATCTACGGCTTGTCCAAAGACCTTTCTCTTCCCGGTTTTAGAACTGGAGTCATCTATTCCTTTCATGAAGACGTTGTAAGCGCGGCCAAGAAGCTGATGAGATTTTGTTCTATGCCAGTTCCAGTACAGAGGATACTCATCTCTCTGCTGTCGGATACAAGGTTTATCGAGGAATACATGGCGGCCCACAAGCAGAGGATCAGAGATAAGCATTTTCTCTTTGTGGAAGGTTTGAAGCAGTTAGGGATTCCGTGTGCTGAGAGTGGTGGTGGGTTGTATTGTTGGGTTGACATGAGCAGTTTGCTGACGTCTTACAGCCAGAAAGGGGAACTCGAGTTGTTTGAGAAGCTATTGAGTGTTGCTAAGATTAATGCCACTCCTGGAACAGCCTGTTATTGTATAGAACCGGGTTGGTTCAGGTGCTGTTTTACTGCTTTGGCTGATGAAGACATCCCAGTGATCATGGAACGGATCAAACTGCTTGCTGAATCATCCACATCTTGA
- the LOC106327836 gene encoding YLP motif-containing protein 1-like: MSQMEPKETETPPQPRKQPRQHPSVPFVWEERPGLPKKNWQPSLATFVPSPPPLPPPIPVPVKLVTSVPFCWEKTPGELLLKLPQPPSETSKTPPLPPPVPIPVKLVTSVPFCWEETPGKPAPSSANDPPKLPQPPSETSKTPPLPPPVPVPVKLVTSVPFNWEETPGQPYPCFVDFNPPDPLDQPLYGCEAETSSDCFSSVPISGAFTVDDFDENLNRETSSMPTSPAYDTDDSTSSYMTGASSLVGASFLEELFPPRLPQEKVEEAASHHAQVTTASNGINFGFPVRTQYTLRELIMMSRRRSYMREHNPSMVEGREWKRYQQRLKLL; encoded by the coding sequence ATGTCCCAAATGGAACCCAAAGAAACAGAGACACCACCACAACCTAGAAAACAACCGAGGCAGCATCCTTCTGTGCCGTTCGTTTGGGAGGAACGGCCTGGCTTACCAAAGAAGAACTGGCAACCTTCACTAGCCACTTTCGTGCCTTCTCCTCCTCCGCTTCCGCCACCTATCCCTGTCCCAGTTAAGCTGGTCACCTCCGTTCCTTTCTGTTGGGAAAAGACCCCTGGAGAACTGCTACTCAAGCTTCCACAACCACCGTCGGAAACCTCCAAGACTCCTCCATTACCACCTCCGGTCCCAATTCCGGTCAAGCTGGTTACGTCGGTTCCTTTCTGTTGGGAAGAGACTCCTGGAAAACCGGCTCCTTCTTCCGCAAATGACCCACCTAAGCTTCCACAACCACCGTCGGAAACCTCCAAAACTCCTCCATTACCACCTCCGGTCCCAGTTCCGGTTAAGCTGGTTACATCCGTTCCATTCAATTGGGAAGAAACTCCTGGACAACCATACCCTTGCTTTGTTGATTTCAACCCACCTGACCCGTTGGACCAACCTCTGTACGGTTGTGAGGCTGAAACCAGCAGTGATTGCTTCAGCTCTGTGCCGATATCAGGTGCTTTTACAGTGGATGACTTTGATGAAAACCTGAACAGGGAGACGAGCTCGATGCCAACATCGCCAGCCTATGATACTGATGACAGTACGAGCAGTTACATGACGGGGGCTTCCAGTCTCGTGGGAGCTTCGTTCTTGGAAGAGCTCTTTCCTCCACGTCTTCCACAGGAGAAGGTCGAAGAAGCTGCTTCTCACCATGCTCAGGTTACTACAGCTTCTAATGGCATCAACTTTGGCTTTCCTGTGAGGACGCAATATACACTCCGGGAGTTAATAATGATGAGCCGAAGGAGGAGCTACATGAGAGAGCACAATCCTTCCATGGTAGAAGGACGTGAGTGGAAACGATACCAACAAAGGCTGAAGCTCCTCTAG
- the LOC106322777 gene encoding uncharacterized protein LOC106322777: MALETFLIKLKNAISSKPTSHRPTRSTSPPTTTTSSVGVLSFEVARLMTKVLHLTHSLTDSNLLSLRDHSLSLEGLTKIVTGDETFHLSLVCAELADSLVHTADSVSRLSLRCTTPSLRSFHRLFHEFADMGRDPHGWVISCKDTESKNKKIERYVSVTTALYREMEEMTSLENSLRKHNSQIRIEYEEDSKKDAIKVMDLQQKIERQRQHVKYLKDRSLWNKSFDTVVLILARSVFTALARLKTVFSSAAAASSCHMGPSPTVVSFLPRSLSSSSSSMNLVHPSPNDEERLKTASSSAFLEESARLLKPPETTLGGSGAALHYANLIVVMEKMIKQPQLVGLDARDDLYSMLPASVRSSLRSRLKGVGFTATDGGLAVEWKAALGRILRWLLPLAQNMIRWQSERSFEQRHVATAVNCQSRVMLVQTLLFADKVKTEAAITELLVGLNYIWRFEREMTAKALFNLQSPPNHS; this comes from the exons ATGGCTCTCGAAACTTTCCTAATAAAACTCAAAAACGCCATTTCCTCCAAACCCACTTCTCACCGACCAACCCGATCAACATCTCCTCCGACCACCACCACTTCCTCCGTCGGAGTTTTATCGTTCGAGGTGGCACGTCTCATGACTAAAGTCCTCCACCTCACTCACTCTCTCACCGACTCCAACCTCCTTAGTCTACGCGACCACTCTCTGTCCTTAGAAGGTCTCACCAAGATCGTCACCGGCGACGAAACCTTCCACCTCAGCCTCGTCTGTGCTGAGCTCGCTGATAGTCTCGTCCACACTGCTGATTCTGTTTCCCGGCTGAGCCTCCGTTGCACCACCCCTAGCCTCCGCTCTTTCCACCGCTTGTTCCATGAGTTCGCCGACATGGGTCGTGACCCTCATGGATGGGTCATCAGCTGCAAAGATACTGAATCTAAAAACAAGAAAATCGAAAG ATACGTGAGCGTGACGACAGCTTTGTATAGAGAGATGGAAGAGATGACGAGTTTGGAGAACTCCCTGAGAAAACACAATTCACAGATTAGGATCGAATACGAAGAAGATAGCAAGAAAGATGCGATTAAAGTGATGGATCTACAGCAAAAGATCGAGAGACAGAGACAACACGTGAAGTATCTGAAAGACAGATCTCTGTGGAACAAAAGCTTCGACACGGTCGTGTTGATCCTCGCCAGATCGGTGTTCACCGCACTCGCGAGGCTCAAAACCGTCTTCTCCTCCGCCGCAGCAGCATCGAGCTGCCACATGGGCCCAAGCCCAACCGTCGTGTCTTTTCTCCCACGCTCTCTCTCTTCCTCCTCTTCATCGATGAACCTCGTACACCCCAGCCCAAACGACGAGGAGAGGCTCAAAACGGCGTCGTCCTCTGCTTTCCTCGAAGAAAGCGCTAGACTCTTGAAACCGCCGGAGACGACTCTGGGCGGGTCCGGCGCGGCGCTTCACTACGCGAATCTGATCGTCGTGATGGAGAAGATGATAAAGCAACCACAGCTGGTGGGCCTCGACGCGAGAGACGATCTGTACTCGATGTTGCCGGCGAGCGTGAGGTCGTCGCTCAGGTCGAGGCTAAAAGGAGTTGGGTTCACGGCGACGGACGGTGGCTTAGCTGTGGAGTGGAAAGCGGCGTTAGGTAGGATCTTACGGTGGTTGTTACCGTTGGCGCAGAATATGATAAGGTGGCAGAGCGAGAGAAGCTTCGAGCAGAGACACGTTGCGACGGCGGTGAATTGTCAGAGCAGAGTGATGTTGGTTCAGACACTTTTGTTTGCGGATAAAGTCAAGACAGAAGCAGCCATTACAGAGCTTCTTGTTGGGTTGAATTATATTTGGAGATTTGAAAGAGAGATGACTGCTAAAGCTCTGTTCAATCTGCAGTCTCCTCCTAATCACAGCTAA